From one Humulus lupulus chromosome 8, drHumLupu1.1, whole genome shotgun sequence genomic stretch:
- the LOC133795782 gene encoding uncharacterized protein LOC133795782 → MASNPIISLMSKELLTGENFMKWNSNIKTVLINDKSKFVMIKNKLDFPRENAMRTVREKYERWTTTNNKAKAYMLASMLEMLRKNMEDVKTVYDIMEQLQEMIGQKSTQASFKATKK, encoded by the coding sequence atgGCCTCCAACCCCATTATCTCTCTCATGTCTAAGGAGTTGCTAACCGGCGAGAACTTCATGAAATGGAACTCAAATATCAAGACAGTGTTGATCAACGACAAATCAAAGTTTGTGATGATTAAAAACAAGCTTGATTTTCCTAGAGAGAACGCCATGAGGACCGTGAGAGAAAAGTATGAACGTTGGACTACTACCAACAATAAGGCCAAGGCGTACATGCTCGCTAGCATGTTGGAAATGCTAAGGAAAAATATGGAGGATGTAAAAACTGTTTATGACATCATGGAACAACTCCAAGAAATGATTGGGCAAAAGTCAACGCAAGCTAGTTTCAAGGCTACCAAGAAGTAA